The Metabacillus schmidteae genome has a segment encoding these proteins:
- a CDS encoding cobalamin B12-binding domain-containing protein encodes MADEHLATGTADYVLTKLQFHVEPDKQQSEKKNQAMIFCVEGEEHYIGAKMAASVFKEYDWDVRYFGPNLPLQHDIYYANKSKPDIICISVTVSHHLQLLPEYIQVLESLQQNFTIIVGSRLSDKYNLEKFTTKQTKIIKDLSELTSINTNDVVHSIP; translated from the coding sequence GTGGCTGATGAACATCTGGCAACAGGTACAGCTGACTACGTATTAACAAAGCTTCAATTCCATGTAGAACCGGACAAGCAGCAAAGTGAAAAGAAGAATCAAGCCATGATATTTTGTGTTGAAGGAGAGGAACATTATATCGGGGCTAAAATGGCTGCCTCTGTATTTAAAGAATATGATTGGGATGTTCGGTATTTTGGACCTAATTTACCCTTGCAACATGACATCTATTATGCAAATAAATCGAAGCCTGATATCATTTGTATTTCCGTTACCGTCTCCCACCACCTTCAACTGCTACCTGAATATATACAGGTATTGGAATCATTGCAGCAAAACTTTACCATCATTGTTGGAAGTAGATTATCTGATAAGTATAATCTGGAAAAATTCACAACTAAGCAAACAAAGATCATTAAGGATTTATCAGAGCTGACTTCAATCAATACAAATGATGTTGTTCACTCTATACCATAA
- a CDS encoding class D sortase has protein sequence MKKLSYLFIIVGLCIVGYAVWEIVDTKMQTSNSLAEAQAIVKSPPDKEVYKEEDGTFKPPIGEAAGILHIPKLEADLPIVEGTDPDDLEKGVGHYKGSYYPNENGQIVLSGHRDTVFRRAGELELGDKLEIKLPYGDFEYEIIDTKIVEADDLSIITLQNEKEELLLTTCYPFSFVGNAPQRYIIYAKKKDV, from the coding sequence ATGAAAAAGCTTTCCTATCTGTTTATTATCGTCGGACTTTGTATTGTAGGCTACGCAGTGTGGGAAATTGTCGATACAAAAATGCAAACATCTAACTCCTTAGCAGAAGCCCAAGCCATCGTAAAGTCGCCACCTGATAAAGAGGTATATAAAGAAGAAGATGGAACATTTAAACCGCCAATAGGCGAAGCTGCCGGCATTTTACATATACCGAAATTAGAGGCAGATCTCCCGATTGTAGAAGGAACTGATCCTGATGATTTGGAAAAAGGTGTTGGTCACTATAAAGGCAGTTACTATCCTAACGAAAATGGACAAATTGTCTTATCCGGTCACAGAGATACAGTGTTTCGTAGAGCAGGAGAGCTGGAACTTGGTGACAAATTAGAAATCAAACTACCATATGGAGATTTTGAATATGAGATTATTGATACGAAGATCGTAGAGGCAGATGATCTAAGTATTATCACACTCCAAAATGAGAAGGAAGAGCTTCTACTAACAACATGCTATCCTTTTAGCTTTGTGGGAAATGCTCCGCAAAGGTATATTATTTATGCGAAAAAGAAAGATGTCTAA
- a CDS encoding RluA family pseudouridine synthase, producing MPLKRVGEWLEINIPKDWAYATVFSILSSKLGASKSLIQRWNQASAIKKNNSIADVNHKLEHNDRLYLHLFKKEDYGVLPENTTVDILYEDDHLLIVNKPPGMDTHPNEPNQKGTLANAIAFYYQLNGLQIRVRHIHRLDRDTSGAVIFAKHDLAQSILDQDLQVKKIKRTYLAIIKGKLSKLTGTIDKPIGRDRHHATRRRVSPNGQKAITHYKVERYDPKTNLSILSLQLDTGRTHQIRVHLSSMNHPIIGDTLYGGSKDLIKRQALHAKSIALSHPLTHEKVEVEASIPADILAIIKSKQSRP from the coding sequence ATACCCTTGAAACGTGTAGGTGAATGGCTTGAGATAAATATTCCGAAGGATTGGGCATATGCGACAGTTTTTTCTATACTATCCAGTAAACTTGGCGCATCTAAATCTCTTATCCAAAGATGGAATCAAGCTTCTGCCATTAAAAAAAATAACTCAATCGCTGATGTTAACCATAAACTAGAACATAATGACCGATTATATTTACATTTATTCAAAAAAGAAGATTATGGAGTTTTACCTGAAAATACCACAGTGGACATCCTTTACGAAGATGATCATTTACTCATCGTCAATAAACCGCCTGGGATGGATACACATCCAAATGAACCCAACCAAAAGGGCACCCTGGCAAATGCGATTGCTTTTTATTATCAGCTAAATGGATTACAAATTCGCGTTAGACATATTCATCGCCTTGACCGAGATACATCAGGTGCTGTTATCTTTGCAAAACATGATCTTGCTCAGTCCATTTTAGATCAGGATTTACAAGTAAAAAAGATAAAAAGAACGTATCTTGCGATCATAAAAGGAAAACTTTCCAAATTAACCGGAACCATCGATAAACCAATTGGCCGTGATCGGCATCATGCGACACGCAGAAGGGTTTCTCCCAATGGTCAAAAAGCCATTACTCATTACAAGGTTGAAAGATATGACCCGAAAACAAATCTATCAATATTGTCATTACAGCTAGACACCGGACGAACACATCAAATTAGGGTGCATCTAAGTTCGATGAACCATCCAATTATTGGTGATACCCTCTATGGCGGAAGCAAGGATCTTATCAAAAGACAGGCATTACATGCAAAAAGCATTGCCCTTTCACACCCTTTAACACATGAGAAGGTTGAAGTAGAAGCATCCATACCTGCGGATATCCTTGCCATAATAAAAAGCAAACAATCCAGACCTTAA
- a CDS encoding DUF5365 family protein produces MKVVVASTNEQENHITELVDQLYTVIFPKFFPDDKIVELKELNVLQPQASDKMYNANLKDAFQIISSLQALIAVLELLHEGKYEYEYKEMFERNTQNLNDYGYFFPLTFSQFKDAECQEGQFSQFIRPANSYMI; encoded by the coding sequence ATGAAGGTAGTTGTGGCATCGACGAACGAACAGGAAAATCATATCACTGAGTTAGTTGATCAATTGTATACTGTGATTTTCCCGAAATTTTTCCCGGATGATAAAATTGTAGAATTAAAGGAATTGAACGTGCTTCAGCCACAGGCTTCTGATAAAATGTATAATGCAAATTTGAAGGATGCCTTTCAAATTATCTCTAGTCTTCAAGCTTTAATCGCTGTGCTGGAATTACTCCATGAAGGAAAATATGAATATGAGTATAAAGAGATGTTTGAACGTAATACACAAAACTTAAATGATTATGGTTATTTTTTTCCGCTAACATTTTCGCAGTTTAAAGATGCTGAATGTCAGGAAGGGCAATTTAGTCAATTTATCAGACCGGCAAATTCTTATATGATCTAA
- a CDS encoding thioredoxin family protein: MKKLLIFGAIIIVLFGGLAFVTTYQNKQQAEGNVYGKSDLKPATVDQLNDPNYQNIILPDELETKLDNKEDTIVYFFSPECSHCKATTPVLMPVAEDLDVEIDQFNLLEYEDAWNQYAITGTPTLVHFQDGKEVARVEGGNTDEESLRSLLNEWTAE; this comes from the coding sequence ATGAAGAAATTACTCATTTTCGGAGCCATTATTATTGTTCTTTTTGGTGGACTAGCCTTTGTAACAACTTACCAGAACAAACAGCAAGCTGAAGGAAATGTATATGGTAAAAGTGATCTTAAACCCGCTACAGTTGATCAGCTTAATGATCCTAATTACCAAAATATTATCCTTCCTGATGAACTCGAAACAAAACTGGACAACAAAGAAGATACGATCGTTTATTTCTTTAGTCCGGAATGCAGTCATTGTAAAGCAACAACACCTGTTTTAATGCCTGTTGCGGAAGATTTAGATGTAGAAATCGATCAATTTAATTTATTGGAATATGAAGATGCCTGGAATCAATATGCCATCACAGGCACACCAACACTTGTCCACTTTCAAGATGGAAAAGAAGTAGCACGAGTTGAAGGTGGAAATACAGATGAAGAGTCACTCCGTTCTCTATTAAATGAATGGACAGCTGAATAA
- a CDS encoding disulfide oxidoreductase, with protein sequence MSSSNEKKMENLLSIGWAAAFISTLGSLYFSEILQYAPCELCWYQRIFMYPLVIILGIGVFKKDYKIAIYSLVLSAIGGCISIYHYGVQKIDFLGENSVSCGIVPCTGEYINWLGFITIPFLALFGFTIVFITSFLILRKAGK encoded by the coding sequence ATGTCAAGCTCAAATGAAAAAAAGATGGAGAATTTGCTTTCAATAGGATGGGCTGCAGCCTTTATCTCCACATTAGGAAGCCTTTATTTTTCAGAAATTCTTCAATATGCGCCTTGTGAACTATGCTGGTATCAACGTATTTTCATGTATCCTCTCGTTATCATCCTAGGTATAGGAGTTTTTAAAAAAGATTATAAAATTGCCATTTATTCACTTGTACTTTCTGCCATTGGAGGATGCATTTCAATATATCATTATGGTGTACAAAAAATTGATTTTTTAGGAGAAAATTCTGTCTCTTGCGGAATTGTACCATGTACCGGGGAATACATAAATTGGTTAGGCTTTATAACGATTCCATTTTTAGCGTTATTTGGATTTACCATTGTCTTTATCACAAGTTTTTTAATCTTAAGGAAAGCAGGTAAGTAA
- a CDS encoding CBS domain-containing protein, with protein sequence MLNTIQDCMTTGVATVSSSQSIKEAAELMSQNNVGSIPVVDNGQLRGIITDRDITLRSTAEGLDSNTPVSQVMSTNLVSGHANMSAAEAAKVMAQHQIRRLPIVENNQLVGIVALGDLATNQMSDQAAGHALTNISEQNKTH encoded by the coding sequence ATGTTGAATACTATTCAAGATTGCATGACAACAGGTGTAGCGACTGTTTCTTCTTCACAATCAATTAAAGAAGCAGCAGAGCTTATGAGTCAAAATAATGTTGGTTCTATTCCGGTTGTTGATAATGGTCAATTACGAGGTATTATTACGGACCGTGATATTACACTTCGTTCAACAGCAGAAGGACTTGACAGCAATACACCTGTATCACAAGTGATGTCAACTAACCTTGTTTCAGGACATGCGAATATGTCAGCTGCTGAAGCAGCAAAAGTGATGGCACAGCACCAAATTCGTCGTCTGCCGATTGTTGAAAACAATCAGTTGGTTGGTATAGTAGCATTAGGTGACTTAGCTACAAACCAAATGTCTGATCAGGCAGCTGGTCATGCTTTAACAAATATTTCCGAACAAAATAAAACACATTAA
- a CDS encoding bifunctional GNAT family N-acetyltransferase/carbon-nitrogen hydrolase family protein, with protein MSEKLDLTKFEKKMIIRNILESDIDAIIDLQSKCFPGMEPWKREHLESHLDHFPEGQFCAEFEGKIIGSCSSLLLNFDEYDDRHTWDDITDKGYITNHDPDGYNMYGIEVMVHPDYRRMKIGHRLYEARKDLARRLNLKSIIIGGRIPNYYKYADELSAREYVQQVSLHKIYDPVLSFQLLNEFTLMRINPNYLSDDVASYQYATLMEWNNVDYQPNTKRFYKTSNPVRICVVQYRMKQISSFEEFSKQVEYYTDVASDAGSDFAVFPEIFTTQLMSFLDEKVPSKAIQRLTEFTEEYIELFTELAVRYNVNIIGGSHVVEEEGRIYNIAYLFRRDGTIEKQYKLHITPNERKWWGISRGDQVKVFNTDCGKIAIQICYDIEFPELARIATDKGAKIIFTPFCTEDRQGYLRVRYCAQARAVENQIYTVIAGTVGNLPQTKNMDIQYAQSAIFAPSDFEFARDGIVGECNPNIEMVIIGDVDLEILRRQRQSGTVNQLKDRRKDIYSIQYKK; from the coding sequence ATGTCTGAGAAACTAGATTTAACGAAGTTTGAGAAGAAAATGATTATTCGCAATATCCTGGAAAGCGATATTGACGCCATTATTGATCTTCAATCAAAATGTTTTCCAGGGATGGAGCCATGGAAAAGAGAACATTTGGAAAGCCACCTTGATCACTTTCCGGAAGGTCAATTTTGTGCTGAGTTTGAAGGGAAAATCATTGGATCATGCTCAAGCCTCTTATTAAATTTTGATGAGTATGATGATCGTCATACATGGGATGACATTACAGATAAAGGTTATATTACAAATCATGATCCGGATGGATATAATATGTATGGAATCGAAGTAATGGTTCATCCTGATTATCGTCGTATGAAAATAGGTCATCGTCTTTATGAAGCAAGAAAGGACCTGGCAAGAAGGTTAAATTTAAAAAGTATTATTATTGGCGGAAGAATCCCAAATTATTATAAATATGCTGACGAACTATCTGCGAGAGAATATGTTCAACAGGTATCTTTACATAAAATTTATGACCCTGTATTATCGTTTCAGCTTTTAAATGAATTTACCCTAATGAGAATAAATCCAAACTATCTTTCAGATGATGTAGCTTCCTATCAGTACGCAACATTGATGGAGTGGAATAATGTTGATTACCAACCGAATACAAAACGATTTTATAAAACATCCAATCCTGTTCGAATTTGTGTTGTGCAATATAGGATGAAACAAATTAGCTCGTTTGAGGAGTTTTCAAAGCAGGTTGAATATTACACAGATGTTGCCTCAGATGCAGGCTCTGATTTTGCGGTTTTTCCGGAAATTTTCACTACACAGCTCATGTCATTTTTAGATGAAAAAGTACCAAGTAAAGCGATTCAGCGTTTAACTGAATTTACAGAGGAATATATCGAATTATTTACAGAGCTTGCGGTCAGATATAATGTGAATATTATCGGTGGTTCACATGTCGTTGAGGAAGAAGGACGAATTTATAATATTGCGTATTTGTTTAGACGTGACGGAACGATTGAGAAGCAGTATAAACTTCATATCACACCGAATGAACGAAAATGGTGGGGAATTAGCCGCGGTGATCAGGTGAAGGTCTTTAATACGGACTGTGGAAAAATTGCGATTCAAATTTGTTACGATATCGAATTTCCTGAACTAGCGAGAATTGCAACCGATAAAGGCGCAAAAATTATCTTTACTCCTTTTTGTACAGAAGACCGTCAAGGCTACCTGCGAGTTCGCTACTGTGCACAGGCCCGTGCAGTAGAAAATCAAATCTACACTGTGATTGCCGGAACCGTAGGAAATCTACCGCAAACAAAAAATATGGATATTCAATACGCACAATCGGCAATCTTTGCACCATCTGATTTTGAATTTGCTAGAGATGGAATCGTTGGAGAATGCAACCCGAATATTGAAATGGTGATCATTGGTGATGTTGACCTCGAAATTCTAAGACGCCAGCGCCAATCAGGGACAGTGAATCAACTAAAGGATCGCAGGAAGGATATTTATTCAATCCAATATAAGAAATAA
- a CDS encoding phospho-sugar mutase, translating to MSWEKGYQRWNQKQDLDQELRTLLTNLEGNEKALEDCFYKELEFGTGGMRGEIGPGTNRMNIYTIRKASEGLATYIDSFGDEAKKRGVAIAYDSRHKSPEFAMEAAKTLASHGIQTYVFEELRPTPELSFAVRFLNAFSGIVITASHNPPEYNGYKVYGEDGGQLPPAAADTVISYVNQVEDELEIAVKDETELKAQGLIKMIGEEIDQAYTEKLTTISVNPSLSQEVDLKVVFTPLHGTANKPVRRGLEALGYKHVTVVKEQELPDPNFSTVKSPNPEEHDAFTLAIRDGKAVDADVLIGTDPDADRLGVAVKNNDGEYVVLTGNQTGALLLHYLLSEKKEKGTLPSNGVVLKTIVTSEIGRDIATSFGLDTIDTLTGFKFIGEKINEYERTGQYQFQFGYEESYGYLIGDFARDKDAVQAALLSVEVAAYYKKKGLTLYQGLLEIFKEYGYYKEGLQSLTLKGKEGAEQIQSILQSFRTNPPKDVAGKKIVSIEDYKSSERQDVVADTTSKIDLPGSNVLKYILEDDSWFCVRPSGTEPKAKFYFGVKSDTLEQSEQELSTLESGVMEKVNELIAELTK from the coding sequence ATGAGCTGGGAAAAAGGCTATCAACGTTGGAATCAAAAACAAGATTTAGATCAAGAACTACGAACTCTTTTAACGAACTTAGAAGGAAATGAAAAGGCTTTAGAAGATTGCTTCTATAAAGAACTAGAGTTTGGAACAGGTGGGATGCGTGGTGAAATCGGGCCAGGTACCAACCGTATGAATATATATACAATCCGAAAAGCATCTGAAGGTTTAGCAACTTACATAGATTCTTTTGGTGATGAAGCAAAAAAACGAGGAGTCGCGATTGCTTACGATTCTCGTCATAAATCACCTGAATTTGCGATGGAAGCCGCAAAAACATTAGCTTCTCATGGCATTCAAACATATGTATTTGAAGAATTACGCCCAACTCCTGAATTATCATTTGCAGTACGTTTTCTTAATGCATTTTCAGGTATTGTCATAACAGCTAGTCATAATCCACCAGAATATAATGGATATAAAGTGTATGGTGAAGATGGCGGGCAATTACCACCAGCTGCAGCAGACACTGTAATCTCCTATGTTAACCAAGTAGAAGATGAGCTTGAAATTGCCGTTAAGGATGAAACAGAATTAAAAGCACAAGGTCTAATCAAAATGATTGGCGAGGAAATCGACCAAGCTTATACAGAAAAACTAACGACAATTTCAGTAAATCCTTCACTATCACAAGAAGTTGATCTGAAGGTTGTGTTCACACCATTACATGGGACAGCGAATAAACCGGTTCGTCGCGGTTTAGAAGCACTGGGGTATAAACATGTAACAGTGGTAAAAGAACAGGAGTTGCCAGATCCAAACTTCTCAACTGTTAAATCTCCGAATCCGGAAGAACATGACGCATTCACGCTAGCAATCCGTGATGGAAAAGCAGTAGATGCTGATGTCCTAATTGGAACAGATCCCGATGCAGACAGACTTGGTGTCGCTGTAAAAAACAATGATGGTGAATATGTTGTTTTAACTGGAAACCAAACAGGTGCATTACTTCTGCATTATCTATTATCAGAGAAAAAGGAAAAAGGAACACTGCCTAGTAATGGTGTTGTTTTAAAAACAATCGTTACCTCTGAGATTGGTAGAGACATTGCAACATCATTCGGCCTTGATACAATTGATACATTAACAGGATTCAAATTTATTGGTGAAAAAATCAATGAATATGAACGCACAGGACAGTACCAATTCCAATTTGGTTATGAAGAAAGCTATGGCTACCTGATTGGTGATTTTGCTCGCGATAAAGATGCTGTACAGGCTGCATTATTATCAGTTGAAGTTGCTGCCTATTATAAAAAGAAAGGTCTGACATTGTACCAGGGCTTACTCGAAATCTTTAAAGAGTATGGCTATTACAAAGAAGGACTACAGTCTCTAACGTTAAAAGGAAAAGAAGGCGCAGAGCAAATTCAAAGCATTCTTCAGTCTTTTAGAACAAACCCGCCAAAAGATGTAGCAGGTAAAAAGATTGTGTCAATTGAGGATTATAAGAGCAGTGAACGTCAAGATGTCGTGGCAGACACAACATCTAAAATCGATTTACCTGGCTCAAATGTCCTAAAATACATCTTGGAAGATGATTCATGGTTCTGTGTAAGACCTTCCGGAACTGAACCGAAAGCAAAGTTCTATTTCGGTGTGAAAAGTGACACACTTGAACAAAGTGAACAAGAACTATCTACATTAGAATCAGGCGTTATGGAAAAAGTAAATGAATTAATTGCAGAATTAACGAAGTAA
- a CDS encoding VOC family protein — MNPIQHEIGTIFIPVSNIEKARDWYCRVFNFPKDHEILFEHLYILPMNNGTNIVLDSKIFSEDAVYKHPACHFNTQDIKEAYNYLKNKEVTIITEIEHNHWFNFKDPDGNVLMICQC, encoded by the coding sequence ATGAACCCGATTCAACATGAAATTGGAACCATATTTATTCCTGTTTCGAATATAGAAAAAGCTAGAGATTGGTACTGTCGCGTATTTAACTTTCCAAAGGATCATGAAATCCTTTTTGAACACCTTTATATTTTGCCAATGAACAATGGCACAAACATTGTTTTAGATAGTAAAATTTTTTCGGAAGACGCCGTTTATAAACATCCAGCATGTCATTTTAATACACAGGATATTAAAGAGGCTTACAACTATCTCAAGAATAAAGAAGTTACCATCATAACTGAAATTGAACATAATCACTGGTTTAATTTTAAAGATCCGGATGGAAATGTACTTATGATCTGCCAATGTTAA
- a CDS encoding GAF domain-containing sensor histidine kinase, with translation MTENDKRIHELNTLKIIAEKLNEATDIKDMLNDVLKELLHVTDLSTGWVFLIDEKGHYKLAADHGLPAGLTWSQKKPMCEGGCWCVDRYQAGRLKKAINIISCKRIEEAIEHNWGETSGITHHATVPLRAGKENFGLLNVASPNKKQFTEGELALLESVAFQIGTAIKRIQLVEKARTHALIKERNRLAQDLHDSVNQLLFSIMLTARGTKEMTDQVEVKEMLTYMQELSQEALNEMKGLIWQLRPQGLEDGIATAIINYGNVLGLNISCDIEGVCRLPQYIEEELWRIGQEALNNCKKHAETTKVHVSLSKTDVHVKMTIEDDGIGFNYDENVAIPSLGLKGMKERVERLDGIFKLKSISGKGTNIEITIPLKKGDNND, from the coding sequence ATGACTGAAAACGACAAACGGATACATGAGTTAAATACGCTGAAAATCATTGCTGAAAAGTTAAATGAAGCTACAGATATAAAAGATATGTTAAATGATGTGTTAAAGGAATTACTTCATGTCACAGATCTTTCTACGGGATGGGTTTTTCTAATAGATGAAAAAGGGCATTACAAGTTAGCAGCTGATCATGGTTTGCCTGCAGGGTTAACATGGAGCCAAAAGAAGCCAATGTGTGAAGGCGGCTGTTGGTGTGTTGATAGATACCAGGCCGGACGACTAAAAAAGGCGATTAATATTATTTCATGTAAGCGAATTGAAGAGGCGATCGAACATAATTGGGGAGAGACGAGCGGAATTACCCATCATGCAACAGTACCACTCCGAGCAGGTAAGGAAAATTTCGGACTGCTGAATGTTGCATCTCCAAATAAAAAACAATTTACAGAGGGAGAGCTTGCCTTGTTGGAGTCTGTCGCCTTTCAAATCGGAACCGCGATAAAACGAATTCAGTTAGTTGAAAAGGCAAGGACTCATGCTTTGATAAAAGAAAGAAACAGACTTGCGCAGGATTTACATGATTCCGTAAATCAGCTGCTGTTTTCGATCATGTTAACAGCTAGAGGGACAAAAGAAATGACGGACCAGGTAGAAGTGAAAGAAATGCTAACCTATATGCAGGAGCTTTCCCAGGAAGCATTGAACGAGATGAAGGGACTAATATGGCAGCTTCGACCACAAGGATTAGAAGATGGTATAGCAACAGCAATTATAAACTATGGAAATGTGCTTGGCCTTAACATATCCTGTGATATTGAGGGGGTTTGCAGGTTACCTCAATATATCGAAGAAGAGCTTTGGCGAATAGGTCAAGAGGCGCTGAATAATTGTAAAAAACACGCAGAAACAACCAAGGTACATGTATCACTTTCTAAAACGGATGTTCATGTGAAAATGACCATAGAAGATGATGGAATTGGGTTTAATTATGATGAAAATGTCGCCATTCCGTCTTTAGGGTTAAAAGGAATGAAAGAACGTGTTGAACGTTTGGATGGAATTTTTAAGTTGAAAAGTATTTCAGGGAAAGGAACTAACATTGAAATTACGATTCCACTAAAAAAGGGGGATAATAATGACTAA
- a CDS encoding response regulator has protein sequence MTNIKVLIADDHHVVRRGLLFFLKTQKDIEIIGEATNGKEAVKLAAELNPDVVLMDLSMPEMDGVMATKAIRETNATVKIIILTSYGDQDHVIPALRAGASGYQLKDIEPDDLVQTIRDVLQGQSKLHPKVTSHVMAHLSTPATIPSQTKIDELTKREKEVLNELAKGKSNKEIASALFITEKTVKTHISNILSKLQLSDRTQAAIYAVKNGYVES, from the coding sequence ATGACTAACATAAAAGTGTTGATCGCTGATGATCATCATGTTGTGCGAAGAGGCTTACTTTTCTTTTTGAAAACACAAAAGGATATTGAGATTATTGGCGAAGCGACAAATGGAAAAGAAGCCGTAAAGCTGGCTGCAGAACTAAATCCGGATGTTGTCTTAATGGATTTATCGATGCCTGAAATGGATGGCGTGATGGCTACAAAGGCAATAAGGGAAACGAATGCAACAGTTAAAATCATCATTTTAACAAGCTATGGAGATCAGGATCATGTTATTCCTGCATTGCGGGCAGGAGCTTCGGGATATCAGTTGAAGGATATAGAGCCTGATGATCTTGTTCAAACAATAAGAGACGTCCTGCAAGGACAAAGCAAGCTTCACCCGAAGGTTACCTCACATGTCATGGCTCATCTATCTACACCAGCAACAATTCCGTCTCAAACGAAAATAGATGAATTAACGAAGCGGGAAAAAGAAGTTTTAAATGAGCTGGCAAAAGGGAAAAGCAATAAAGAAATAGCAAGTGCGTTATTTATCACAGAAAAAACGGTGAAAACACATATATCAAATATCCTATCCAAACTCCAGCTGTCTGATCGTACACAAGCAGCTATCTATGCGGTGAAAAATGGATATGTAGAATCTTAA
- a CDS encoding NADPH-dependent FMN reductase has protein sequence MNLLIINGGPRKSGRTKMAASYIANVYKANHFDLSEKEFPLFNGEESVSKHQYVQELRKLVKEADAILLLSPEYHNAMSGALKNALDFLSSEHFSHKPVGLVAVAGGGKGGINALNNMRTVMRGLYAHTIPKQVVLDPNCFDYELKGLHSESALLIDQLVKELTVYTEAIQKIQQ, from the coding sequence ATGAACTTACTTATTATAAATGGAGGTCCAAGAAAATCCGGGAGAACAAAAATGGCTGCCTCTTATATAGCAAATGTCTATAAAGCAAACCACTTTGATTTAAGCGAAAAAGAATTTCCGCTATTCAATGGGGAAGAGTCAGTTTCAAAACATCAATATGTCCAAGAATTACGGAAATTGGTCAAAGAAGCGGATGCCATTCTTTTATTATCACCTGAGTATCATAATGCAATGAGTGGCGCGTTAAAAAATGCACTGGACTTTTTAAGCAGTGAACATTTTTCCCATAAACCAGTAGGACTGGTAGCTGTAGCAGGCGGGGGAAAAGGCGGAATTAATGCATTAAACAACATGAGAACGGTCATGCGGGGATTATATGCTCACACGATCCCGAAACAAGTCGTACTTGATCCCAATTGCTTTGACTATGAACTAAAAGGGTTACATTCGGAATCAGCCTTACTCATTGATCAATTAGTTAAAGAATTAACGGTTTACACAGAAGCCATTCAAAAAATTCAACAATAA
- a CDS encoding YhdB family protein produces the protein MNNVDYDKALYYTHRSQWDNLLILMVRTKDDFLSKKIEHFLHAYNFEHDYKEVEKQLYSLLRYIDHAVEEEPLAIEAIH, from the coding sequence ATGAACAATGTTGATTATGACAAAGCATTATATTACACACATCGTTCACAGTGGGATAACTTACTTATCTTAATGGTTCGAACAAAGGATGATTTTTTATCAAAAAAAATAGAGCATTTCTTACATGCCTATAATTTTGAACATGACTATAAAGAAGTCGAAAAACAATTGTATTCCCTTTTGCGATATATCGATCATGCCGTTGAAGAGGAACCACTTGCAATAGAGGCGATTCACTAA